A portion of the Stella humosa genome contains these proteins:
- a CDS encoding LysR substrate-binding domain-containing protein — translation MDRLDATRIFLAVADAGSLTAGAGRLGLPLATVSRKLAALEDHLGARLLARTTRRVVLTEAGRGYLEAGRRILTDLDAAERAVHGITDIPRGRLGITAPYVFGRLHILPVVTQFLAAHPEVDVRLLLLDRVVDLLDEGLDLAVRIGPIADGAMVATSLGAIGRVVCASPAYLAAHGTPMQPADLEGHACVAFSAAAVVDRWVFPGKDARHEMAVAIRTRLVVSTAEAAIDAAEAGLGIVRVLSYQAAAALAAGRLRRILAAFEPPPEPVSLAWPQGRLLPAKVRAFVDFAAPRLRRALAGEGVSGRAGE, via the coding sequence GTGGATCGGCTCGATGCGACGCGGATATTCCTGGCGGTGGCCGATGCCGGCAGCCTGACGGCCGGTGCCGGGCGCCTGGGCCTGCCGCTCGCCACGGTCAGCCGCAAGCTGGCCGCCCTGGAGGATCATCTGGGCGCCCGCCTGCTGGCGCGCACCACGCGCCGGGTGGTCCTGACAGAGGCGGGACGGGGCTATCTCGAGGCCGGGCGGCGAATCCTGACCGACCTGGATGCGGCCGAACGCGCCGTCCATGGCATCACCGACATCCCGCGCGGCCGCCTCGGCATCACCGCGCCCTATGTTTTCGGCCGCCTCCATATCCTACCGGTGGTGACGCAGTTCCTGGCGGCGCATCCCGAGGTCGACGTCCGGCTGCTGCTGCTGGACCGGGTCGTCGACCTGCTGGACGAGGGGCTCGACCTGGCCGTCCGCATCGGTCCGATCGCCGATGGCGCGATGGTGGCCACCAGCCTGGGGGCGATCGGCCGCGTGGTCTGCGCCAGCCCGGCCTATCTGGCGGCCCACGGCACGCCGATGCAGCCGGCCGACCTGGAGGGGCATGCCTGCGTCGCCTTCTCGGCGGCCGCTGTGGTGGATCGCTGGGTCTTTCCCGGCAAGGACGCACGCCACGAGATGGCCGTGGCGATCCGTACCCGCCTGGTGGTCTCGACGGCGGAGGCCGCAATCGACGCGGCCGAAGCCGGCCTGGGCATCGTCCGCGTCCTGTCCTATCAGGCCGCAGCCGCCCTGGCGGCCGGCCGGCTGCGGCGCATCCTGGCGGCGTTCGAGCCGCCGCCGGAGCCGGTCAGTCTTGCCTGGCCGCAAGGCCGGCTGCTGCCGGCCAAGGTGCGCGCCTTCGTCGACTTTGCCGCGCCCCGCCTGCGCCGCGCGCTGGCGGGAGAAGGCGTCAGTGGTCGTGCTGGCGAATGA
- a CDS encoding pyridoxamine 5'-phosphate oxidase family protein: protein MPHTSDVAFSPAVKAVQQRLGSRDHFARRPDWPTEATDELEQFLGAATSVFLATASAAGQPYIQHRGGPKGFLQLIDRRTIGFADFAGNRQYITLGNLGENPQAMLFVMDYETRRRVKLWGRARVIEDDPALVARLFPAGYAARGERAVLFEIAAWDVNCRQHIPQLFPAVEVLPALDAMDQRIRALEAENAELRRQLQAG from the coding sequence ATGCCGCACACCTCCGATGTCGCCTTCTCGCCCGCGGTCAAGGCCGTGCAGCAGCGGCTTGGGTCGCGCGACCATTTCGCGCGGCGGCCCGACTGGCCGACCGAGGCGACGGACGAGCTGGAACAGTTCCTGGGGGCGGCCACGAGCGTCTTCCTGGCCACCGCCAGCGCGGCTGGCCAGCCCTACATCCAGCATCGTGGCGGGCCGAAGGGCTTCCTGCAGCTGATCGACCGGCGCACGATCGGCTTTGCCGACTTCGCCGGCAACCGGCAGTACATCACGCTGGGCAATCTGGGCGAAAACCCGCAGGCCATGCTGTTCGTCATGGACTACGAGACCCGCCGGCGGGTGAAGCTGTGGGGCCGGGCGCGCGTCATCGAGGATGACCCGGCACTCGTCGCACGGCTGTTCCCGGCGGGCTATGCCGCCCGCGGAGAACGTGCCGTGCTGTTCGAGATCGCGGCCTGGGACGTGAACTGCCGCCAGCACATCCCCCAGCTCTTCCCGGCGGTGGAGGTACTGCCGGCGCTCGACGCCATGGACCAGCGCATCCGCGCGCTCGAGGCCGAGAACGCGGAACTGCGCCGGCAGCTTCAGGCCGGGTGA
- a CDS encoding Rieske (2Fe-2S) protein, with product MSSETEAALPFEPRVLCRADEIGEAGGKGFVLGEGRQKREIFVVRKEGRVYGYLNSCPHAGTPLDWMPDRFFTNDGRFLICATHGALFEVEDGMCLRGPCRGLALDPVDVAEEGGEILLMEPDVRPPPPAPPASPPASPTS from the coding sequence ATGAGCAGCGAAACCGAGGCGGCCCTTCCGTTCGAGCCCCGGGTGCTGTGCCGGGCGGACGAGATCGGCGAGGCGGGCGGCAAGGGCTTCGTCCTGGGCGAGGGCCGCCAGAAGCGCGAGATCTTCGTGGTGCGCAAGGAGGGCCGGGTCTACGGCTACCTCAACTCCTGCCCCCATGCCGGCACGCCGCTCGACTGGATGCCCGACCGCTTCTTCACCAACGACGGTCGCTTCCTGATCTGCGCCACCCATGGCGCGCTCTTCGAGGTGGAGGACGGGATGTGCCTGCGCGGCCCCTGCCGGGGCTTGGCGCTGGACCCGGTCGACGTCGCCGAAGAGGGGGGCGAAATTCTGCTGATGGAGCCCGACGTCCGGCCGCCGCCGCCGGCGCCGCCCGCTTCCCCGCCGGCTTCCCCTACCTCTTGA
- the acs gene encoding acetate--CoA ligase translates to MSSPSVIPVPPAVAAHARIDEARYKAMYERSIRDPEGFWAEQGRRLNWIRPYTQVKDVDYTGDVRIRWFHDGTLNACWNCVDRHLPARAGQTAILWEGDDPAEDRHVTYGEMHEAICRLANVLKARGVKKGDRVTIYMPMIPEAAYAMLACARIGAVHSVVFGGFSPESLIGRIQDCDSAVVITADEGLRGGRKVPLKANVDAALEHCPAVHSVIVVRRTGGKVGWAEGRDVWYHEATAAASRDCPVEEMSAEDPLFILYTSGSTGKPKGVLHTTGGYLVFASMTHEAVFDYRDGEIYWCTADVGWVTGHSYIVYGPLANGATTLMFEGVPNYPDASRFWQVVDKHKVNIFYTAPTAIRALMREGEAPVKKASRQSLRLLGSVGEPINPEAWLWYWNVVGEGRCPIVDTWWQTETGGILITPLPGATALKPGSATLPFFGVRPVIVDNEGNHLEGATEGNLCLADSWPGQMRTVYGDHKRFVETYFSTFKGMYFTGDGARRDEDGYYWITGRVDDVINVAGHRLGTAEIESALVAHPKVAEAAVVGYPHDIKGQGIYAYVTLVAGEATTEELRRELVQWVRKEIGPIATPDLIQWAPGLPKTRSGKIMRRILRKIAANEHGQLGDTSTLADPGVVDDLVGNRMNRA, encoded by the coding sequence ATGTCCAGCCCAAGCGTCATTCCCGTGCCGCCGGCGGTCGCTGCCCATGCCAGGATCGACGAGGCGCGGTACAAGGCGATGTACGAACGCTCCATCCGCGACCCGGAAGGGTTCTGGGCCGAGCAGGGCCGGCGGCTGAACTGGATCCGCCCCTATACCCAGGTGAAGGACGTCGACTATACGGGCGACGTGCGCATCCGCTGGTTCCATGACGGCACGCTGAACGCCTGCTGGAACTGCGTCGACCGCCACCTGCCGGCACGCGCCGGACAGACCGCCATCCTATGGGAAGGCGACGACCCGGCCGAGGACCGCCATGTCACCTATGGCGAGATGCATGAGGCGATCTGCCGGCTGGCCAACGTGCTGAAGGCGCGCGGCGTCAAGAAGGGCGACCGCGTCACCATCTACATGCCGATGATCCCCGAGGCGGCCTATGCCATGCTGGCCTGCGCGCGCATCGGCGCCGTCCATTCGGTGGTATTCGGCGGCTTCTCGCCGGAATCGCTGATCGGCCGCATTCAGGACTGCGATTCGGCCGTGGTCATCACCGCCGACGAGGGACTGCGCGGCGGCCGCAAGGTGCCGCTGAAGGCCAATGTGGACGCCGCCCTGGAACATTGCCCGGCCGTCCACAGCGTCATCGTCGTGCGCCGCACCGGCGGCAAGGTCGGCTGGGCCGAGGGCCGCGACGTCTGGTACCATGAGGCGACCGCGGCTGCCTCGCGCGACTGCCCCGTCGAGGAGATGTCGGCCGAGGACCCGCTCTTCATCCTCTATACCTCGGGCTCGACCGGCAAGCCCAAGGGGGTGCTGCACACCACCGGCGGCTACCTCGTCTTCGCGTCGATGACCCACGAGGCGGTCTTCGACTATCGCGACGGCGAGATCTACTGGTGCACCGCCGATGTCGGCTGGGTCACCGGCCATAGCTACATCGTCTATGGCCCGCTCGCCAACGGCGCCACCACGCTGATGTTCGAGGGCGTGCCGAACTATCCCGACGCCTCGCGCTTCTGGCAGGTGGTCGACAAGCACAAGGTGAACATCTTCTACACCGCACCCACCGCCATCCGCGCGCTCATGCGCGAGGGCGAGGCGCCCGTGAAGAAGGCCAGCCGCCAGTCGCTCCGCTTGTTGGGATCGGTCGGCGAGCCGATCAATCCCGAGGCCTGGCTCTGGTACTGGAACGTCGTCGGCGAGGGCCGCTGCCCGATCGTCGACACCTGGTGGCAGACGGAGACGGGCGGCATCCTGATCACCCCGCTGCCGGGTGCCACGGCGCTGAAGCCCGGGTCGGCCACCCTGCCCTTCTTCGGGGTGCGCCCGGTCATCGTCGACAACGAGGGCAATCACCTGGAAGGGGCGACCGAGGGCAACCTGTGCCTGGCCGACAGCTGGCCGGGGCAGATGCGCACCGTCTATGGCGACCACAAGCGCTTCGTGGAGACCTACTTCTCGACCTTCAAGGGCATGTACTTCACCGGCGACGGCGCCCGGCGGGACGAGGACGGCTACTACTGGATCACCGGCCGCGTCGACGACGTCATCAACGTGGCGGGCCATCGCCTGGGCACGGCCGAGATCGAGAGCGCGCTGGTCGCCCACCCGAAGGTGGCCGAGGCCGCCGTCGTGGGATATCCGCACGACATCAAGGGCCAGGGCATCTACGCCTATGTGACGCTGGTGGCCGGCGAGGCCACGACCGAGGAGCTGCGCCGGGAACTGGTGCAGTGGGTGCGCAAGGAGATCGGCCCGATCGCCACGCCCGACCTGATCCAGTGGGCGCCGGGCCTGCCCAAGACCCGGTCGGGCAAGATCATGCGCCGCATCCTGCGCAAGATCGCCGCCAACGAGCATGGCCAGCTAGGCGACACCTCGACCCTGGCCGACCCCGGCGTGGTCGACGACCTGGTCGGCAACCGCATGAATCGCGCCTAG
- a CDS encoding phytanoyl-CoA dioxygenase family protein, with protein sequence MDGSTIGETYRQRGYCAPIPVLSAEDAGHYRTRLEQAEQAIGRTLTREERTKPHLLFGWAAELARHPAILERIEPLIGPDILCWETVLFTKEAGGPEFISWHQDLTYWGLEPGDQVITAWLALSPSTVESGCMRVVPGSHMLDLAPHRDTYDPDNLLSRGQEVAVEVKAGDWVDLVLAPGEMSLHHVNIVHGSDRNRSNDRRIGFAARYFATQVRQKSPRRDSAFLVAGQDRYGHFDLEPAPARDYSDEARTLHAEFRQRRRELQSSL encoded by the coding sequence ATGGACGGATCGACGATCGGCGAAACCTACCGGCAGCGCGGCTATTGCGCGCCGATCCCGGTGCTATCGGCGGAAGATGCCGGGCACTATCGCACCCGCCTGGAACAGGCGGAGCAGGCGATCGGCCGCACGCTCACCCGCGAGGAGCGCACCAAGCCGCATCTGCTGTTCGGCTGGGCGGCCGAGCTTGCCCGCCACCCGGCGATCCTGGAGCGGATCGAGCCGCTGATCGGACCCGACATCCTGTGCTGGGAGACGGTGCTGTTCACCAAGGAGGCGGGCGGGCCGGAGTTCATCTCCTGGCACCAGGATCTGACCTATTGGGGGCTGGAGCCGGGCGACCAGGTGATCACCGCCTGGCTGGCCCTGTCGCCCAGCACGGTGGAAAGCGGCTGCATGCGGGTCGTCCCCGGGTCGCACATGCTGGACCTGGCGCCCCACCGCGACACCTACGACCCGGACAACCTCCTGTCGCGCGGCCAGGAGGTGGCGGTCGAGGTGAAGGCGGGCGACTGGGTCGACCTGGTGCTGGCGCCGGGCGAGATGTCGCTGCACCACGTCAACATCGTCCACGGCTCGGACCGCAACCGATCGAACGATCGGCGGATCGGCTTCGCTGCCCGCTACTTCGCCACCCAGGTGCGGCAGAAGTCGCCGCGCCGCGACAGCGCCTTCCTGGTCGCCGGGCAGGACCGGTACGGCCATTTCGACCTGGAGCCGGCCCCCGCCCGGGACTATTCCGACGAGGCTCGCACCCTGCATGCCGAGTTCCGGCAGCGGCGGCGGGAACTTCAAAGCTCGCTTTAG
- a CDS encoding polyhydroxyalkanoate depolymerase, whose protein sequence is MLYHAYETAHMMALPFRMAADAMQVSLQYPWAPHSGTKLARTMAAQCELFSRLTRRYDKPAFGIEAVQTAAGEAVVTERVADAKPFCRLLHFEKSTGPMGPRVLLVAPVSGHHATLLRGTVRDLLPDHDVYITDWIDARNVPAFQGAFDFEDYVTYILQMLRQLGGETHVIAVCQPTVPVLAAVSMLALADDRDQPRSMVLMGGPIDTRENPTGVNQLAKTRPLSWFENNVITTVPAPYPAMGRRVYPGFLQLTGFMSMNLDRHVGAHLELFRNLVKGDGDSAEAHRRFYDEYFAVMDLSAEFYLQTIELVFQEHALPKGEMFWHGHLVEPAAITRTAMMTVEGEQDDISAPGQTAAAHRLTTSLAADKQTHHLQPHVGHYGVFNGRRWRTETLPKVRAFIRQHDH, encoded by the coding sequence ATGCTGTATCACGCCTACGAGACCGCCCACATGATGGCCCTGCCCTTCCGCATGGCAGCGGACGCGATGCAGGTATCGCTGCAGTATCCCTGGGCGCCCCATTCGGGGACCAAGCTGGCGCGCACCATGGCCGCGCAGTGCGAATTGTTCAGCCGCCTCACCCGCCGCTACGACAAGCCGGCCTTCGGCATCGAGGCCGTCCAGACCGCCGCCGGCGAGGCCGTCGTGACCGAGCGCGTAGCCGACGCCAAGCCCTTCTGCCGGCTGCTGCATTTCGAGAAGTCGACCGGGCCGATGGGGCCGCGGGTACTGCTGGTGGCGCCGGTTTCCGGCCACCACGCCACTCTGCTGCGCGGCACGGTGCGCGACCTGCTGCCCGACCACGACGTCTACATCACCGACTGGATCGACGCGCGCAACGTCCCGGCCTTCCAGGGTGCTTTCGACTTCGAGGACTACGTCACCTACATCCTGCAGATGCTGCGGCAGTTGGGCGGGGAGACGCACGTCATCGCCGTGTGCCAGCCGACCGTGCCGGTGCTGGCGGCCGTGTCGATGCTGGCGCTGGCCGACGACCGCGACCAGCCGCGCTCCATGGTGCTGATGGGCGGGCCGATCGACACGCGCGAGAACCCGACCGGCGTCAACCAGCTCGCCAAGACGCGGCCGCTGTCCTGGTTCGAGAACAACGTCATCACCACCGTGCCGGCGCCATACCCGGCGATGGGACGGCGGGTCTATCCGGGCTTCCTGCAGCTCACCGGCTTCATGTCGATGAACCTCGACCGGCATGTCGGCGCCCACCTGGAGCTGTTCCGCAACCTGGTGAAGGGCGATGGCGACAGCGCCGAGGCCCACCGGCGCTTCTATGACGAGTATTTCGCGGTCATGGACCTGTCGGCCGAATTCTACCTGCAGACCATCGAGCTGGTGTTCCAGGAGCATGCCCTGCCGAAGGGCGAGATGTTCTGGCATGGCCACCTGGTGGAGCCGGCCGCCATCACCCGCACCGCCATGATGACGGTCGAGGGCGAGCAGGACGACATCTCCGCCCCCGGCCAGACGGCGGCCGCCCACCGCCTGACCACCTCGCTCGCAGCCGACAAGCAGACCCACCATTTGCAGCCGCATGTCGGCCACTATGGCGTCTTCAACGGCCGACGCTGGCGGACGGAGACCCTGCCGAAGGTGCGAGCGTTCATTCGCCAGCACGACCACTGA
- a CDS encoding sulfite reductase subunit alpha — protein sequence MPLSELLAPDGTRLLTAIAVAAGYVGLCGNAVLGHRQRRRAATPAATVESGAILVVHASQTGFAETVARQTAAMLVAAGRAAHPVAIGELDQDRLAAAGRVLFVLSTTGEGDAPDPAAGFARRLLPQPANLDHLRYGLLALGDRSYRQFCAFGRAVDQWLAASGAVALFPMIEVDDGDAAALEQWRVALAALGADAAGGPAGWGEERPFQPWRLVERRCLNPDSPDHPAFHLSFAPVEGSCEWVAGDLVRVEIGQPSAGGKPARRDYSIASIPEDGRLDLLVRLARHADGGLGLGSGWLTQELAVGGTASLQVRSNAGFHAPAGDRPLVLIGNGTGLAGLRAHLKARAARGQGGNWLLFGERRRQADYFHQGEIEAWRQSGILARLDLAFSRDQVERIHVQHRLRAAAADLTRWMADDASILVCGSAEGMAPGVHAVLADVLGESALDHLAETGRYRRDVY from the coding sequence ATGCCGCTGTCGGAACTGCTGGCCCCGGACGGCACCCGCCTGCTGACGGCGATCGCCGTCGCGGCCGGCTATGTCGGGCTGTGCGGCAATGCCGTGCTCGGCCATCGCCAGCGTCGCCGCGCGGCCACCCCGGCGGCCACGGTTGAGAGCGGCGCGATCCTGGTCGTCCATGCCAGCCAGACCGGCTTTGCCGAGACGGTCGCGCGCCAGACCGCCGCCATGTTGGTGGCGGCGGGCCGGGCGGCCCATCCTGTGGCCATCGGCGAACTGGACCAGGACCGGCTGGCAGCCGCGGGCCGCGTCCTCTTCGTCCTGAGCACGACCGGCGAAGGCGACGCGCCCGACCCCGCCGCCGGCTTCGCCCGTCGCCTGCTGCCGCAGCCGGCCAACCTGGATCATCTGCGCTACGGCTTGCTGGCGCTGGGCGATCGCAGCTATCGCCAGTTCTGCGCCTTCGGCCGGGCGGTCGACCAGTGGCTCGCCGCGTCGGGCGCGGTCGCGCTGTTCCCGATGATCGAGGTCGATGACGGCGACGCCGCCGCATTGGAGCAATGGCGGGTGGCGCTGGCAGCGCTCGGTGCCGACGCCGCCGGCGGCCCTGCCGGCTGGGGCGAGGAACGCCCGTTCCAGCCATGGCGGCTGGTCGAGCGCCGCTGCCTCAACCCCGACAGCCCCGACCATCCCGCCTTCCACCTCTCCTTCGCCCCGGTCGAGGGGAGCTGCGAGTGGGTGGCAGGGGACCTGGTCCGGGTGGAGATCGGCCAGCCATCGGCAGGCGGGAAGCCGGCGCGCCGGGACTATTCCATCGCATCCATCCCCGAGGACGGCCGGCTCGACCTGCTGGTGCGGCTGGCCCGCCATGCCGACGGTGGCCTGGGACTGGGGTCCGGCTGGCTGACGCAGGAACTGGCAGTCGGCGGAACGGCATCGCTGCAGGTTCGATCCAATGCCGGCTTCCACGCCCCGGCGGGCGACCGGCCGCTCGTCCTGATCGGCAACGGCACCGGCCTTGCCGGATTGCGCGCCCACCTGAAGGCGCGGGCCGCCCGCGGCCAGGGCGGCAACTGGCTGCTGTTCGGCGAGCGCCGACGCCAGGCGGACTATTTTCACCAGGGCGAGATCGAAGCCTGGAGGCAATCCGGGATCCTCGCCCGCCTCGACCTCGCCTTCTCGCGCGACCAGGTCGAGCGCATCCATGTCCAGCACCGGCTGCGGGCGGCCGCCGCCGACCTGACGCGCTGGATGGCGGACGATGCCTCGATCCTCGTCTGCGGCAGCGCCGAGGGCATGGCGCCGGGCGTGCATGCCGTCCTGGCCGACGTGCTGGGCGAAAGCGCGCTCGACCATCTGGCCGAGACGGGCCGATATCGCCGCGACGTCTACTGA
- a CDS encoding VOC family protein, whose amino-acid sequence MFSHVTVGTNDYAAAKAFYDAILPALGLQCIHASAEEGAAGWAVDPDRAPHFWILRPFDGGTASIGNGITVAFEAKRRAEVDAFHAAGLAAGGKDEGAPGLRPHYHPDYYGAYLRDLDGNKLCIVCHRPE is encoded by the coding sequence ATGTTCAGCCATGTCACCGTCGGCACCAACGACTATGCCGCCGCCAAGGCGTTCTATGACGCGATCCTGCCGGCCCTCGGCCTGCAATGCATCCATGCCAGCGCCGAGGAAGGGGCGGCGGGCTGGGCCGTCGACCCCGACCGTGCGCCGCATTTCTGGATCCTGCGGCCGTTCGACGGCGGCACCGCCTCGATCGGGAACGGCATCACCGTCGCCTTCGAGGCAAAACGGCGCGCCGAGGTCGATGCCTTCCACGCCGCCGGACTCGCGGCCGGGGGCAAGGATGAGGGCGCGCCCGGCCTGCGCCCGCACTATCACCCGGACTATTACGGCGCCTATCTGCGCGATCTCGACGGCAACAAGCTGTGCATCGTCTGCCACCGCCCGGAATGA
- a CDS encoding acyl-CoA dehydrogenase family protein, producing the protein MDGAGTAGDKSASELTAAARMATLAARTFAAAAKAAAEAGVVRDGRIDVAAADRDQRLLHGFAWIATTVEAIAATTAWAEALLRRDALAAGEALVLAIGLGEYLHQLAGGIPMSQNEMVRPGELGLAAAAASLAADPAVAWFMQAGNVAARRAALVEHLADGGQIDEALGDETLDLIRGQFRRFADQRVLPGAHGWHLADELIPDAVVAEMAEMGVFGICIAPEHGGLGLGKLAMCVVSEELSRAWIAAGSLGTRSEIAGELISESGTPEQKAAWLPRIASGEVLPTAVFTEPDTGSDLGSLRTRARATADGGWRVDGNKTWITHAARSDLMTLLVRTEPDTDGYEGLSMLLAPKPRGTDADPFPAPGMQGGEIPVLGYRGMKEYEIAFEGFAVPAGSLLGAAPGRGFKQLMRTFEGARIQTAARALGVARRAYELGLGYALERRQFGRPIIRFPRVADKLAMMAVETVMARELTYAAARQKDSGKRCDIEAGMAKLLAARVAWSNADTSLQIHGGNGYALEYEISRVLCDARILNIFEGAAEIQAQVIGRGLLSQRN; encoded by the coding sequence ATGGACGGGGCAGGCACGGCCGGGGACAAGTCGGCCAGCGAGCTGACGGCAGCCGCGCGGATGGCGACGCTGGCGGCGCGCACCTTCGCCGCCGCTGCCAAGGCGGCGGCCGAGGCGGGTGTCGTTCGCGACGGGCGGATCGACGTGGCGGCCGCCGACCGCGACCAGCGCCTGCTGCATGGCTTCGCCTGGATCGCCACCACGGTCGAGGCGATCGCCGCCACCACCGCCTGGGCCGAGGCCCTGCTGCGCCGCGACGCGCTGGCCGCGGGCGAGGCGCTGGTCCTGGCGATCGGCCTTGGCGAATACCTGCACCAGCTCGCTGGCGGCATCCCCATGAGCCAGAACGAGATGGTGCGGCCGGGCGAGCTGGGCCTGGCCGCCGCGGCGGCAAGCCTGGCCGCCGATCCGGCCGTCGCCTGGTTCATGCAGGCGGGCAATGTCGCAGCGCGCCGGGCTGCCCTGGTGGAGCACCTGGCGGACGGCGGCCAGATCGACGAGGCCCTGGGCGACGAGACGCTGGACCTGATCCGCGGCCAGTTTCGCCGCTTCGCCGACCAGCGCGTGCTGCCGGGCGCCCATGGCTGGCACCTGGCCGACGAGCTGATACCCGACGCCGTCGTGGCCGAGATGGCCGAGATGGGGGTATTCGGCATCTGCATCGCGCCCGAGCATGGCGGCCTCGGCCTCGGCAAGCTCGCCATGTGCGTGGTGTCCGAGGAGCTGAGCCGCGCCTGGATCGCGGCAGGATCGCTCGGCACCCGGTCGGAGATCGCGGGCGAGCTGATCTCCGAATCGGGCACGCCCGAGCAGAAGGCGGCATGGCTGCCGCGCATCGCCTCCGGCGAAGTGCTGCCGACGGCCGTCTTCACCGAGCCCGACACCGGCTCCGACCTCGGCAGCCTACGCACCCGCGCGCGGGCGACGGCGGACGGCGGCTGGCGGGTCGACGGCAACAAGACCTGGATCACCCATGCCGCGCGCAGCGACCTGATGACCCTGCTGGTGCGCACGGAGCCCGACACCGACGGCTATGAGGGGCTGAGCATGCTGCTGGCGCCCAAGCCGCGCGGCACCGACGCCGACCCGTTCCCCGCGCCCGGCATGCAGGGCGGCGAGATCCCGGTGCTGGGCTATCGCGGGATGAAGGAATACGAGATCGCGTTCGAGGGCTTCGCGGTCCCGGCCGGCAGCCTGCTGGGCGCCGCCCCCGGCCGCGGCTTCAAGCAGCTCATGCGCACCTTCGAGGGTGCCCGCATCCAGACCGCCGCCCGGGCGCTGGGCGTGGCGCGTCGCGCCTACGAGCTGGGCCTGGGCTATGCGCTGGAGCGCCGCCAGTTCGGCCGCCCCATCATCCGTTTCCCGCGGGTGGCCGACAAGCTGGCGATGATGGCGGTCGAGACCGTGATGGCCCGCGAGCTGACCTATGCCGCCGCCCGCCAGAAGGACAGCGGCAAGCGCTGCGACATCGAGGCCGGCATGGCCAAGTTGCTAGCCGCCCGCGTCGCCTGGAGCAACGCCGACACCAGCCTGCAGATCCATGGCGGCAACGGCTATGCGCTGGAATACGAGATCAGCCGCGTGCTGTGCGACGCCCGAATCCTCAACATCTTCGAGGGCGCAGCCGAGATCCAGGCCCAGGTGATCGGCCGCGGGCTGCTGTCGCAGCGCAACTGA
- a CDS encoding EVE domain-containing protein, with amino-acid sequence MAHWLLKSEPFKYSWDQMVADGRTHWNGVRNHQAANNLKAMKKGDRAFFYHSNEGLAIVGVVSIVREFYPDPSDESGRFVMVDIAPVKPVKKPVTLAEIKAEPALADLALVRQSRLSVVPVGDEEWTLLCRMAGIKA; translated from the coding sequence ATGGCCCACTGGCTGCTGAAATCCGAGCCCTTCAAATACTCCTGGGACCAGATGGTGGCCGATGGCCGCACCCACTGGAACGGCGTGCGCAACCATCAGGCGGCGAACAACCTGAAGGCCATGAAGAAGGGCGACCGCGCCTTCTTCTATCATTCCAACGAGGGGCTCGCGATCGTGGGCGTGGTCTCGATCGTGCGAGAGTTCTATCCAGACCCCAGCGACGAGAGCGGGCGCTTCGTCATGGTCGACATCGCGCCGGTCAAGCCGGTGAAGAAGCCGGTGACGCTGGCCGAGATCAAGGCCGAACCGGCGCTGGCCGACCTGGCGCTGGTGCGGCAGTCGCGCCTGTCGGTGGTGCCGGTCGGAGACGAGGAGTGGACATTGCTGTGTCGCATGGCGGGGATCAAGGCATGA
- a CDS encoding creatininase family protein, with protein sequence MQLQLSTWHEVQDYLKTSTGVVIPIGSTEQHGPNGLVGTDALTAEIIGRALGEKIGCLVAPTISVGMAVHHMDFTGSMTYRPSTLIAVIFDYVQSLARHGFTRIMFVNGHGGNIATTNAAFYEIYNHRQSDPGKGNQPVKCLLANWWEGPETRKLCADLYPTGHGSHATPSEVAVTWAAYPDRVKYMEMEPEIAPTGRFTDAADYRRRFPDGRIGSNPNLAKIEDGKRLIEASVADLTTTYREFLAA encoded by the coding sequence ATGCAGCTTCAACTCAGCACCTGGCACGAGGTGCAGGACTATCTCAAGACCTCCACCGGCGTCGTCATCCCGATCGGCTCGACCGAGCAGCATGGCCCCAACGGCCTGGTCGGTACCGACGCCCTGACGGCCGAGATCATCGGCCGCGCGCTGGGCGAGAAGATCGGCTGCCTGGTGGCGCCGACCATCTCGGTCGGCATGGCGGTCCACCACATGGACTTCACCGGCAGCATGACCTACCGGCCGTCGACGCTGATCGCGGTCATCTTCGACTATGTGCAGTCGCTCGCCCGGCACGGCTTCACGCGGATCATGTTCGTCAACGGCCATGGCGGCAACATCGCCACGACCAATGCCGCCTTCTACGAAATCTACAACCACCGCCAGTCCGACCCCGGCAAGGGCAACCAGCCGGTGAAGTGCCTGCTCGCCAACTGGTGGGAAGGGCCCGAGACGCGCAAGCTGTGCGCCGACCTCTATCCCACGGGCCACGGCTCGCACGCCACGCCGAGCGAGGTCGCCGTCACCTGGGCCGCATATCCCGACCGGGTGAAGTACATGGAGATGGAGCCGGAGATCGCGCCGACCGGCCGCTTCACGGACGCGGCCGACTATCGCCGCCGCTTCCCCGACGGCCGCATCGGCTCCAACCCGAACCTCGCGAAGATCGAGGACGGCAAGCGGCTGATCGAGGCATCCGTCGCCGATCTCACCACCACCTATCGTGAGTTCCTGGCGGCGTGA